Genomic DNA from Fibrobacter sp. UWB10:
GGGGAGTCGTCTATGTCTTGGGTGACATTTTGGGCGACATTTTGAGTGACATTTTGGGTGACATTTTGGGTGACATTTCGGGTTTTCCAGTGTCCGTTTTTAGCGGTTCCTTCCCAAACATATCCAAGGTCTTTTAAATCGCGCAAAATAGTTCTTTTCGTTACCCCAAACATTGTTGCTAAAGCATCTGTCGATATTATGGAGTTTGCAGAAACGACCTGTTCCACCTTCTGCCTTCTAGGGACATCATCATCTTTTTGAGCGACATTTTGGGTGACATTTTGAGGGACATTTTGAAGGACATTTCTGCCGTTTAATCTAGCCAGCGGGAACGTCACCACGGTATAGCCACCCTCTTCACTCCAAAAGGGTTGTGGAGAACCTTCAGCTTTGCAAGCATCCATTATGCGCTTTATTCCCGAGCCCCATTTTTCTAAGTATGTTATTTGATAGAGAACCGTCGCAACAATCTCGTTTCGTGGGTACGACTTATGCGACCGCTTAATAGTCTTGGGTGTCAATTCGCGAGGCAACAGACCTGGGCTTTCAATTTCTATACGGTCGTCATATATGGCAATGCCGATAGAGCACTGGTGTATGTCATAATCCCTATGGCAAAGGGCGTTAATCAGTGCCTCGCGCAATGCTGTTGCAGGAACATCAAGGTGTTCTTCCCTTTTAAACCCCTTGATTTCTCCGCTAAGAGAAAGATGCTTGAAAAAGAACGACATGCCCGCATCAAGCAGTTCAAAGAAATTGCCATGAGCCTGCTGGTTGTCGATAAAGTAATTTTTGTCCGTTCCTCTAAAACGAGCCATTCGAATTTCATAATCATACGAAAATCTCTTAGAAAAAAGAAACACAGCGGCGTTCCGCAAATTGTCGCCATCCAACAGGTTCCATTTTTTCAATATTACTTTAATTGACTCATTGAGTGACCCCACCGGAATTCGTTTTTCTTCGACTCCGAGACGGACTACGCCACGAATTGTGCTGACATCAAGGTCTTTTATAGAATACCCCTCAGCCACCCTCATTTCCCACGAATATTTGTGCGGCATGTTGATCCGAATTCTAGCATCAAACATATCCCTAGGCATTGCTTTAGTGACACTTTCCAGTCTATAGTATGGTCTTCCATGAAATGTGTACGGGTCATTCCCATAGACCCACGGATTGAACCTCAGTACGATTACTTGATGGTTGTCCTTGTCGGGAATGTCTACATATTCAATAACAGGGGTGACCGCAGGTTCTATTCCCGCTAACGCTTGCGCGATATCGCGACGGGTAGATTCAGAAA
This window encodes:
- a CDS encoding ATP-binding protein, whose protein sequence is MEELKKLISKDETKNIELKKSTGELREGMHTACAFLNSDGGVLVFGVTPSLSIVGQIVSESTRRDIAQALAGIEPAVTPVIEYVDIPDKDNHQVIVLRFNPWVYGNDPYTFHGRPYYRLESVTKAMPRDMFDARIRINMPHKYSWEMRVAEGYSIKDLDVSTIRGVVRLGVEEKRIPVGSLNESIKVILKKWNLLDGDNLRNAAVFLFSKRFSYDYEIRMARFRGTDKNYFIDNQQAHGNFFELLDAGMSFFFKHLSLSGEIKGFKREEHLDVPATALREALINALCHRDYDIHQCSIGIAIYDDRIEIESPGLLPRELTPKTIKRSHKSYPRNEIVATVLYQITYLEKWGSGIKRIMDACKAEGSPQPFWSEEGGYTVVTFPLARLNGRNVLQNVPQNVTQNVAQKDDDVPRRQKVEQVVSANSIISTDALATMFGVTKRTILRDLKDLGYVWEGTAKNGHWKTRNVTQNVTQNVTQNVAQNVTQDIDDSPRVQKVEQIILVDSMKTKEFLAKMFGVSTKTILRDLKKLGYAWEGASKNGRWVKKDRG